TCGGCAGCAAGGTGGCGAAGATCGCCCGGGCCTTCGACATGGAGGTCACGGCCTGGAGCCAGAACCTCACGAAGGAACGAGCGGAGGAAACAGGCGCAGTGTTGTCGCCCTCCCTCCCCACTCTCCTCTCCACCAGCGACTACGTCTCGATCCACCTGGCCCTGAGCGACCGCACCCGAGGCCTCCTGGGCCCCGCCGAACTGGCCCTACTCAAACCGACCGCGTACCTGATCAACACCTCACGCGCGGCGATCGTCGACCAGCCCGCCCTCATCGAGACCCTCCGCGAGGGCCGCATCGCAGGAGCGGCCCTGGACGTCTACGAAACAGAACCACTCCCCACCAACGACGAGCTCCGCACCCTCCCGCGCCTCCTCGCGACCCCACACCTCGGCTACGTCTCCCAGCAGAACTACCGCACCTACTACACGCAGGCAGTGGAGAACATCGAGGCGTACCTGGCGGGCACACCCACGCGCCGCATCGACTAACCCCCGAACCGCTTCCGATACGCAGACGGACTGAGCCCTGTCTCCCGCTGCATCAGCGCCCGCAGATTGGCCCCGGACCCCAGCCCACTGCGCTGCGCCACGACGTCGATCCGCTCCTCACCCCGCTCGATGAGCCGGCAGGCGAGCGCAACGCGCTCCCCGGTGAGCCAGGCCAGAGGGGTGGTACCGAGCTGCGCCCGAAACCGCCGGTGCAAGGTGGCCTGACTGACGGCGGCCCGAGCCGCGAGCCCGGCCACGGTCAGCGGCTCCCCGAGCCGCTCCTGGGCCCAGACGAGAACAGGAGCCAGCGACGCATCCGGCACATCGGGCACGGGCCGCTCCACAAACTGTCTTTGCCCCCCATCACGATGGGCAGCAAACACAAGCCGCCGGCTGACGGAATTGGCAACCTCGGCCCCATGATCACGCCGCACCAGATGCAGCCCGAGATCGAGCGCGGCAGCGCTGCCCGCGGCGGTGAGGATGTCCCCGTCATCGACAAAGAGCACATCGGCCTCGAGCCGTACGGCAGGAAAGCGCTCCCGAAAGGAATCGGCCCACTGCCAGTGGGTGGTGGCCCGCCGCCCGTCCAGCACCCCGGCCTCGGCCAGCGTGAAGGCCCCACTGCAGAACCCCACCAGCCGGGCCCCCCGCGCATGCGCCCGCCGTACGGCATCCAGAACGGCGGGACGCCGCGGCACATCGGTGTCGGGCCGATTGGGCACGATCAAGGTGTCGGCACGCTCGGCAGCCTCGAGCCCGGCAACCCCGGTGAGAGTGAAGAACCCGTCCCGCATCACCGTGCGCGGCACGGGCGAACAGAGCCCGAAGTCGTACAGCTCCCGCCCCAGCTCCGGCCTGCGCAGCCCGAACACCTCGGTGGCGCACCCGAGCTCAAAAGGATTGGAGTTCTCGTCGACGATCACGACGACCCGATGGAGTTGCGAGGATCCTTGCGCCATATGCGATTTCTAGCACTGGCGACAGCCCCGCACACCTCCCATGCTGTTGACACATGCCCACCAACCCGACAGACCTCCACCAGGCCCTGACCGCATTCGACGAGCTGTGGAGCCCCCGCATCGTCGGCCACGTCAATGACTACGACGTACGCATCGCCAAGGTGGAAGGCGAACACGTCTGGCACGCCCACGACCACACCGACGAGTTCTTCCTCGTACTGGACGGCGAACTCCACATCGA
The sequence above is drawn from the Streptomyces sp. NBC_01465 genome and encodes:
- a CDS encoding GlxA family transcriptional regulator gives rise to the protein MAQGSSQLHRVVVIVDENSNPFELGCATEVFGLRRPELGRELYDFGLCSPVPRTVMRDGFFTLTGVAGLEAAERADTLIVPNRPDTDVPRRPAVLDAVRRAHARGARLVGFCSGAFTLAEAGVLDGRRATTHWQWADSFRERFPAVRLEADVLFVDDGDILTAAGSAAALDLGLHLVRRDHGAEVANSVSRRLVFAAHRDGGQRQFVERPVPDVPDASLAPVLVWAQERLGEPLTVAGLAARAAVSQATLHRRFRAQLGTTPLAWLTGERVALACRLIERGEERIDVVAQRSGLGSGANLRALMQRETGLSPSAYRKRFGG
- a CDS encoding D-2-hydroxyacid dehydrogenase family protein, which translates into the protein MTLRCAVLDDYQNAATTMADWTPLTDRVEVVTHPEHFPTEDELAAALAEFDIVVTLRERVPFPATLLARLPRLKLLIASGMRNSVIDFDAARAHGITVCGTASAGTPPVELTWALLLGLARSIVPEATALRTGGPWQSTVGADLAGRRLGILGLGRIGSKVAKIARAFDMEVTAWSQNLTKERAEETGAVLSPSLPTLLSTSDYVSIHLALSDRTRGLLGPAELALLKPTAYLINTSRAAIVDQPALIETLREGRIAGAALDVYETEPLPTNDELRTLPRLLATPHLGYVSQQNYRTYYTQAVENIEAYLAGTPTRRID